The DNA sequence ATTTCCTAATTTGATTGTATTGTTCCTACAACTTTGTAGAGCAGAGGGAACTCAAAtctcagaggatgaaatgagTCTGAGAAAGTTCAATATTGAATATTTGGAGTCGGCTCAAAGCGAAAAGACTGCGGCTCTTTGTTGAACATTTGTGTTGAGTGAAATGTATTATATCAGGATAAACCCCTTGAGGTGTGTGACCTCGCTTTCAGGGGATACAGCACAGCAATACAAAGGCAATATGTGTTTCAGTTtttagtttgagtttttttcagtTCATAACTTCTTTGTCTAAAACAAAACTCTTATATCCGTTCTAACACAAACTGTGCTCcttcattcttttgtttttcagttttttttgaaAGCTGAAGGAGGACGGGATCTTTTTAATCCGAacgtgtcatttaaaaaaaaaaaaaacaacaacactaaaaGAAGGAACCCATGACATATAATTCATCTTTTGAAAATgctatttgttttaaaattctGAAAAAGTCAAAACTGCTAAAGAAGTACACTTTTTTAAGACTCATTTTTGGGCGagatagtggggaatgacatgtgggaaaggagcctcaggttAGATTTGAACCCGAGGACTTAGCCTCGATACATTGAgcatgcgcactaaccactgcaccactagcGCCCCTAATTTTTGAGCTGATTGCATTGTACTCTAACTATTCACTTGCTGTACAGCATTTTTTAAGTAACAAATGTAACACATGGCTGAAATGTTGTGGAAAAACTCAAGCCAATAGGTCGTGATCACTATCATTTTGTCATATGTTGGTTGATAACAGGATACTCTGCCTTACATCAAGTTCCAGAAACCGATTGTGtaaatgaataactgatattgTGCAATGTTTCGCAGCATTGACACATCTTCACATCTTACAAACCTCTATACAACATatcctgtttcctgtcttttgAAAGGTTGTCTGTTATACAGTCGTCAAAGCCTGAACCCAGAGGTTTTCCCCAATGGCGTCCAACTCCACCACCATCAGTCCTCCCCCTCCCTACTTTACTCTGCCCATCAGCGCCTCGGCCTGGGGCGGCATCGTCATCCTCACCCTGGCGCTTTTGCTCGGCTTTCCCGGGAACCTGTTTGTGGTCTGGTCGGTGCTGTGCCGGGTGAAGAAGCGCTCAGTGACCTGCTTGTTGGTGCTGAATCTTGCTCTGGCGGATGCTTTCGTGCTGCTCGGTGCTCCTCTCTTCCTGCGGTACCTGGCTGGAGGTCGAGGTTGGGAGTTTGGATCCGCGGCATGCAAGCTAGTGCATTACCTGTCAAGCGTGAACATGTACGTGTCCATTTACCTGATCTGCCTGATGAGCATGGACCGCTGGTTTGCTGTGACCAGACCTTTCATGTCCCAGAGGATGAGAACCAAACGTACCCTGCTGCTTCTCCTACTGGGGGTGTGGTGGTTAGCGTTCATCCTGTCACTGCCGATGCCTTTCTACCGCAGGTGAGACCAACATGTTCCATGTTTCCTTTAAAGATTTGAGAAAGTTGAAATGGATGTGATGTATTTTTCCTAGGAttgggcacgttaacgcgttattttagcgttaactcattaattaattatcgccgacaattattttatctcgcattaacgcagtttttattatttattttcttattgtaaaagtctgttgctcactggcttttattttgtaaaattccattgtgagcgagcctcgtatgttgcttactgctgcgcatgtctcaaatcaacaacaaaagattACATTGAGGccggcggggaatcatgggagtgctTTCTGCTACTCCACCCCCTAGCCCCGATGAAAATAACTCCGCTTTGACCGTAGTTAAGAGGGAACAagcgaaacagacctgagggagagaatatgtttagcgacgatgtatccaagtacaATTGAAGTaaagtttttatcacagcagctcatacggcaacagtacggcagctttcagtagcagttcacATTTCTTCATGCGGCTGTCTTTGACGTAGCATCCagggtgtttccacggcaacgatagaGACGTTGTTTCTGTCATGGCGGCCCCCGATACAAGACACAGaaatttgcaacaaaaaaaaaccatcagcCTGCCAAAACCCCACAGCACTGGATATCAGTCAGCTGCAGCACACTGGCAGACGCTCGCTCACGTTAACTAGCAGTCATGAATGGTAGCTGGGCTCCATCCAGCATGGATCACAACCCAGCATGGGTGGCTCAGGAAAAACTAGGAACGACATAGAAGCAATTAATAAAGAGACAAGTGTTATTAAGACTACATAACGTTAGCAGATGTGTTTTCTTACCGAAAGTGTAGCAGTGACTGCGTGCTGCCACTGAATGTTTTAGTGGTACTCAGCTCTTAACTTTTTAATATATACTCGGGTAATTGGGGCtaaaaatataattcaaataTTAACTTAGGAACCTGGTGTTATTTATcttcttagattttttttcaggcatTATTTAAAGATATTCAATGCTTATCATGAATGAAGTTTAATGTCTGCAGCATGGGTGAAGACCCCGAGACAAAACACCTTGTAGTTGGAATAAATTTAATCTTGAATGTTGAATATGATTTGTCTAGTTTGAACTCTCTGGTTATGGCAAGTGATGCTCACTTCTGTTTGTGTAATTTTTTCCCTTATTCTGTTCTTACACAGCAATgttgagaaaacattttcagtcaaTGTCACTCTGCGCTTTTGTGTGGCGAGCCACGGGGGCAGCGTGGGCCACCGGGTGTTCCAGTACCTGTTCGAGACCATCATGGCCTGCCTGGTGCCCTTCTCCCTCATCAACACCTGTTACTCCTCCGTCATTTGCCGTCTGCAGAGTGCAAAGTTCCAGCGCAGAGGGCAGGGCAGCCGCCTCATCCTGATGATCATCTGCACATTTGCGATATTCTGGCTGCCCTATCACATCGTCAACGTCATAGAGGTAATTCTGTGATGCAATTTGTTTCTGAATTTGTTAAAATAACTTCTGACTCTATTAGATTAGGCCGCATTAGGGTGTGTGTACACAGCAGTTTCTGAGTCTTTACATTGGTCTAAACTCTCTCACCCTCTCATGTCTCCAGGTAGCCGGTCTGTTGACAGATAATAAATTGGTGATCCTTGCTGCCACTACAGCCCGTCCAAACGTCACGGCCTTTGCTTACTTCAGCAGCGCTGTAAACCCCATTCTCTACGTGTTCGCCGGCAGCTCCCACATCCGCCAGGCCGGTCTCAGCTTCATGGGCAAGCTCTTCGAGGCGACCAACTCTGAGGGCAGAACGACGTCTTTCTTTACCCGTAGTAGCAGAAGCGGCTCTTCCCCAGACGAGGGCTCTGTCCTGCACACATTGTCGGTCAAACTCGGGAGGCCTTTCAAAGCCAAGGACAAGGAGAGGAGCTGCAGTTTGGCAGACACAGGGTTCAACGAGTCAGAAGTCAGGACTCTGGCCAGTGTTGACCAGTTGGAGTAGTGATGAAGCTGTTCTCAAAGCAACCTTGCTTGGACTTCTTTTGTTGATTAATTACAAAGTTTTGTTAAGGAGGTGTTCGCAGACCCAACTATTTCATAAACTAGGTGCGTAGGGCGACAAATCACTTCCCACACATTGCCAGGTATCTCCAATGTTTTAGAAGAATCCCAACGTGTCGGCCCCTCTGAGCCTagaacacacttgacaaaggttcagaggggccgaaacgttgtgatttttctaATATTAATTGGTGATACTTAGCGAGAGAAGtgtgcattatttttttattttctagttGATTAATTACACAAACTATGTTGCctagtaattttgtatttttgtatttttttactcTAATGAAAAAAAGTTGCCTCCAGTTGGCAGTTGTAACATTGTCACATGTCAAACACCAACTTCTAGAAGTGTCTCTTGCTTGTTCTCCATTTGATGTTAATATGAGGAACTTGATTATttgtacatatttatttaaatggcTAATAAAGTTGTGCCGTTGCTTTTAAGACCTCAATACTGGTGTGTATGTGGTTAAGTCACTCCAAAacttaataaagtataaattattattatctgtAAATATTCCAACGACCAACAGATGGGTTGGCATGAAATTTGGTACAAAGTCTTATGATCCCCAATGGATGAATCCTAATGAcatcattttgactttaaagAAATACTTTGACTTCTGTGAAGGTAGATGGATTGGTGCTAAACCTTTGTGGGCATTTGGATAATGCATTAAAAAGACCAACAACACCTCGCTGTTGGTATGGGGTTTCCATGACATCAATTACAACTCAAGGGTCAATTGTCCTAAATGTAGTACTCTTATTGATGTAACCCTCGATTTTATATTCACAGACTTTcaacgtttttttcccccccctaaGTTGTCAAATAGAGACGCCAATGGTCCTTCTTTCAAATCATGATCAATCTGAAACGGCCTGTTTGGTAAGGTTCAGACCCCTAAACTAATGGTTGGGTTTAAAAGAAACTTATATTTAATCCATCAAAAATGACAGAAGTGTGCGTTGAATAGTTACCTCATTATTCTTTGCTTTTTCATAGGACTTGTAGCCAAGTCTTCTGGATGAAATTCCTTTGTAAACAGTATTTACCTGCCTTTTTACTATTTGACACAGAGAAAAGCATCTAAAATGGCTAACTGGTTTAGATTTGAGTTACTTGAGAGTTCTGGTGCTCGCATACAGACCCTTTAAGGATAAGAAGTGAGCTgttaaagacacaaagagacttGACAAACGGTTGGTGTTTGATGATTAAGGGAAAAGAATGGGCTGCGACTTCCCCTGATTGCGACTTCCCCTTTTATTCAATTTATCAGCCAACATCGGTTTATGACCCAACACCTCCAAACTGTTGACTGTCTCTTGAGCTTCATTTGTACTTTATATTTAGTGGCAAATATCAAATCCTGGCTTGCTAACCCGCTAAAGTAACATGTGAAATATTGAACCAGCCAGCATAAACATTTCGTTTTAAGCACAATTGTGTGAGTATAACCTTACAGAGATAGCTTGGCTATACTTTGATGTGAAGAAAATGCCCTTTAAGGGTTACAACACCTAAAAACATCTTAACAGGTGTTTGCTTAATTTTCAAATCAAAGCATTGAGTGTccaaaaatatacacatttcATATCATCTGCAAATTTTGTATGATTTCTTAAACAGTTTTTCGCTAAACGCAAATGTTTGTATTATACAAGGTTGACCTATATGTAAAAAACTGTATAGCCTACATTGTTAAACCTATGTGGGTATTGCTAGGCAAGTTGTAtgtgctatgtttttattttatttatagcaGTGTATGTGACTTAAACCTAAAAAAGAATTCATAAAGTGCCACATGAATAGTATATTTCTGCTGCTTATTTTGTACGAGAGGTTTATATTAGTATATTAAGTGCTTTTCTCAGGTGTATGG is a window from the Labrus mixtus chromosome 23, fLabMix1.1, whole genome shotgun sequence genome containing:
- the ltb4r gene encoding leukotriene B4 receptor 1; this encodes MASNSTTISPPPPYFTLPISASAWGGIVILTLALLLGFPGNLFVVWSVLCRVKKRSVTCLLVLNLALADAFVLLGAPLFLRYLAGGRGWEFGSAACKLVHYLSSVNMYVSIYLICLMSMDRWFAVTRPFMSQRMRTKRTLLLLLLGVWWLAFILSLPMPFYRSNVEKTFSVNVTLRFCVASHGGSVGHRVFQYLFETIMACLVPFSLINTCYSSVICRLQSAKFQRRGQGSRLILMIICTFAIFWLPYHIVNVIEVAGLLTDNKLVILAATTARPNVTAFAYFSSAVNPILYVFAGSSHIRQAGLSFMGKLFEATNSEGRTTSFFTRSSRSGSSPDEGSVLHTLSVKLGRPFKAKDKERSCSLADTGFNESEVRTLASVDQLE